The following proteins are encoded in a genomic region of Liolophura sinensis isolate JHLJ2023 chromosome 7, CUHK_Ljap_v2, whole genome shotgun sequence:
- the LOC135469961 gene encoding EF-hand calcium-binding domain-containing protein 12-like isoform X2 — MVAPFLVQSSFYSTIMPLPRDFRNPDMNSKDISFELQRLFDPFNLDHIPEEKRMKRFRQRNMAHVRHYKAAVKFFGAPHSRRRILIAPSMETPMRHRTGEYMNKVLYPDPPILSTDMKPAEGDVAFPRETPQWLVDSQVETDTIEEHQKWIKERQQLRSDLNNMGLTQAYLERKPDKSPQEKALMQKMIEDSKPVLPSPKQTPESHLSPDPGKAIPTVKLPSPKALMILEHFMQEKKIRLLDLFTAVDKDKNWTISRDEFMKAMKIHKVPLTEELAEDLVLALDTDCSDELDYRELSKGMDRFRRERRENKRKDMDQHLDLTLSSLSRTPSFGSRQGRKQNLRSGKSSPALFHFEAKNSPADMCKTYGSPQHESSRVTTPEFSPREHIVTPFDKTTLSKVQEVPSSVSTTEKPKSAGKSSSNSCASTPTQLALPEPDLRPEQFVLGSDEAMVDHIKVTRSILTASAKGRKAKSDRDIRYPSVIKIGDKAIDNHSMFSQLDGDSGELMNRFRQEKLREYYAVRALCQERGVNLTKELLDKVLLHPPDKPHNVILREIKRRPCQRLLPSTFANPPKNSEDPPEEKMTNKEKKAKKTRTSDGKIGLPKQKWIASRGKRVNLSTGRAFIRPASDTWLSFEQYEELTRHLSAKYKRIHGPVNYNAFWPGFLLDRLHLCMPPYDTSHQGRIGSSVLFQNVKQGQKSNYGYNNDLNSYPLDSQGCVKYGDIDPYIRKPLVL, encoded by the exons ATGGTAGCACCATTTTTAGTTCAGAGCAGTTTTTACAGTACAATCATGCCACTACCAAGAGACTTCAGAAACCCAGATATGAATAGTAAGGATATCAGCTTTGAGCTCCAAAGGCTCTTTGATCCTTTCAACTTGGATCACATACCTGAGGAGAAGAGAATGAAACGGTTTCGCCAAAGGAATATGGCACATGTTCGTCATTATAAAGCAGCTGTGAAATTTTTTGGTGCACCACATAGCAGACGGCGAATTCTTATAGCTCCCTCAATGGAAACTCCAATGAGACACCGCACTGGAGAATACATGAACAAAGTATTATACCCCGACCCACCCATTTTGAGCACAGACATGAAACCAGCAGAAGGGGATGTTGCTTTTCCTCGAGAAACTCCTCAGTGGTTAGTTGATTCCCAGGTAGAGACAGATACGATTGAGGAGCACCAGAAATGGATAAAAGAGCGTCAACAGCTTCGTTCAGATTTAAACAATATGGGTCTGACTCAGGCATATCTGGAACGCAAACCTGATAAATCACCTCAGGAAAAGGCCCTGATGCAAAAAATGATAGAAGACAGCAAGCCTGTTCTTCCATCACCAAAACAAACCCCAGAATCACATCTTAGTCCAGATCCTGGAAAAGCTATTCCAACAGTGAAGCTTCCTTCCCCTAAAGCCCTCATGATTTTGGAGCACTTCATGCAGGAAAAGAAAATCAGATTACTTGACTTATTTACAGCTGTTGACAAGGATAAGAACTGGACTATATCACGAGATGAATTTATGAAGGCCATGAAAATA CACAAGGTGCCGTTGACAGAGGAGTTGGCAGAAGATTTAGTTTTGGCCCTGGACACAGACTGCAGTGATGAGTTGGATTACAGAGAGCTGTCAAAGGGCATGGACCGATTCCGACGTGAACGTAGGGAAAACAAGAGAAAAGATATGGACCAGCACTTAGATT TAACTTTGTCAAGTTTGAGCAGAACACCATCATTTGGAAGTCGACAGGGCAGAAAACAAAACCTTCGCTCAGGAAAATCTTCTCCAGCATTATTTCATTTTGAGGCCAAGAACAGTCCAGCAGATATGTGTAAGACTTATGGCAGCCCCCAGCATGAATCTTCGAGAGTTACTACTCCTGAATTTAGCCCACGTGAGCACATAGTTACACCTTTCGATAAAACTACTCTGTCCAAGGTTCAAGAGGTGCCCTCAAGTGTGAGCACAACTGAAAAACCAAAATCAGCAGGGAAATCAAGTTCGAATTCTTGTGCTAGCACACCCACCCAGCTGGCTTTACCAGAGCCAGACCTGCGACCTGAGCAGTTTGTCCTAGGGTCAGATGAAGCCATGGTAGACCACATCAAGGTGACCCGGTCCATCCTGACAGCCTCAGCCAAAGGAAGAAAG GCAAAATCTGACAGAGACATCAGGTATCCAAGTGTGATCAAAATCGGTGACAAAGCTATTGACAATCACAGCATGTTTTCCCAACTAGATGGTGACTCAGGGGAATTGATGAACCGCTTCCGACAGGAAAAACTCAGGGAGTACTATGCAGTTAGGGCCCTTTGTCAAGAGAGAGGGGTAAATCTCACCAAGGAGCTTCTGGATAAAG TACTATTGCATCCCCctgataaaccacacaatgtCATTCTAAGAGAAATAAAAAGGAGACCTTGCCAGAGACTACTTCCATCAACATTTGCAAACCCACCCAAAAATTCAGAAGACCCTCCAGAAGAAAAGatgacaaataaagaaaaaaaagccaaaaaaaccAGAACATCTGATGGGAAGATTGGGCTTCCTAAACAGAAATGGATTGCATCCAGGGGCAAAAGAGTTAACTTGTCAACTGGAAGAGCTTTTATTAGACCAGCAAGCGACACTTGGCTGAGTTTTGAGCAATATGAAGAACTCACAAG gcACCTGTCAGCGAAGTACAAAAGGATCCATGGTCCTGTGAACTATAATGCGTTTTGGCCTGGGTTTCTCTTGGACAGGCTCCACCTATGCATGCCTCCATATGACACCTCCCACCAAGGAAGAATAGGGTCTTCTGTGCTTTTTCAAAATGTCAAGCAGGGACAGAAATCCAACTACGGTTACAACAATGATTTGAATTCTTATCCTCTGGACAGTCAGGGTTGTGTTAAGTATGGAGACATTGACCCATACATCAGAAAACCTCTTGTACTGTAA
- the LOC135469961 gene encoding EF-hand calcium-binding domain-containing protein 12-like isoform X1, with amino-acid sequence MVAPFLVQSSFYSTIMPLPRDFRNPDMNSKDISFELQRLFDPFNLDHIPEEKRMKRFRQRNMAHVRHYKAAVKFFGAPHSRRRILIAPSMETPMRHRTGEYMNKVLYPDPPILSTDMKPAEGDVAFPRETPQWLVDSQVETDTIEEHQKWIKERQQLRSDLNNMGLTQAYLERKPDKSPQEKALMQKMIEDSKPVLPSPKQTPESHLSPDPGKAIPTVKLPSPKALMILEHFMQEKKIRLLDLFTAVDKDKNWTISRDEFMKAMKIHKVPLTEELAEDLVLALDTDCSDELDYRELSKGMDRFRRERRENKRKDMDQHLDLTLSSLSRTPSFGSRQGRKQNLRSGKSSPALFHFEAKNSPADMCKTYGSPQHESSRVTTPEFSPREHIVTPFDKTTLSKVQEVPSSVSTTEKPKSAGKSSSNSCASTPTQLALPEPDLRPEQFVLGSDEAMVDHIKVTRSILTASAKGRKQAKSDRDIRYPSVIKIGDKAIDNHSMFSQLDGDSGELMNRFRQEKLREYYAVRALCQERGVNLTKELLDKVLLHPPDKPHNVILREIKRRPCQRLLPSTFANPPKNSEDPPEEKMTNKEKKAKKTRTSDGKIGLPKQKWIASRGKRVNLSTGRAFIRPASDTWLSFEQYEELTRHLSAKYKRIHGPVNYNAFWPGFLLDRLHLCMPPYDTSHQGRIGSSVLFQNVKQGQKSNYGYNNDLNSYPLDSQGCVKYGDIDPYIRKPLVL; translated from the exons ATGGTAGCACCATTTTTAGTTCAGAGCAGTTTTTACAGTACAATCATGCCACTACCAAGAGACTTCAGAAACCCAGATATGAATAGTAAGGATATCAGCTTTGAGCTCCAAAGGCTCTTTGATCCTTTCAACTTGGATCACATACCTGAGGAGAAGAGAATGAAACGGTTTCGCCAAAGGAATATGGCACATGTTCGTCATTATAAAGCAGCTGTGAAATTTTTTGGTGCACCACATAGCAGACGGCGAATTCTTATAGCTCCCTCAATGGAAACTCCAATGAGACACCGCACTGGAGAATACATGAACAAAGTATTATACCCCGACCCACCCATTTTGAGCACAGACATGAAACCAGCAGAAGGGGATGTTGCTTTTCCTCGAGAAACTCCTCAGTGGTTAGTTGATTCCCAGGTAGAGACAGATACGATTGAGGAGCACCAGAAATGGATAAAAGAGCGTCAACAGCTTCGTTCAGATTTAAACAATATGGGTCTGACTCAGGCATATCTGGAACGCAAACCTGATAAATCACCTCAGGAAAAGGCCCTGATGCAAAAAATGATAGAAGACAGCAAGCCTGTTCTTCCATCACCAAAACAAACCCCAGAATCACATCTTAGTCCAGATCCTGGAAAAGCTATTCCAACAGTGAAGCTTCCTTCCCCTAAAGCCCTCATGATTTTGGAGCACTTCATGCAGGAAAAGAAAATCAGATTACTTGACTTATTTACAGCTGTTGACAAGGATAAGAACTGGACTATATCACGAGATGAATTTATGAAGGCCATGAAAATA CACAAGGTGCCGTTGACAGAGGAGTTGGCAGAAGATTTAGTTTTGGCCCTGGACACAGACTGCAGTGATGAGTTGGATTACAGAGAGCTGTCAAAGGGCATGGACCGATTCCGACGTGAACGTAGGGAAAACAAGAGAAAAGATATGGACCAGCACTTAGATT TAACTTTGTCAAGTTTGAGCAGAACACCATCATTTGGAAGTCGACAGGGCAGAAAACAAAACCTTCGCTCAGGAAAATCTTCTCCAGCATTATTTCATTTTGAGGCCAAGAACAGTCCAGCAGATATGTGTAAGACTTATGGCAGCCCCCAGCATGAATCTTCGAGAGTTACTACTCCTGAATTTAGCCCACGTGAGCACATAGTTACACCTTTCGATAAAACTACTCTGTCCAAGGTTCAAGAGGTGCCCTCAAGTGTGAGCACAACTGAAAAACCAAAATCAGCAGGGAAATCAAGTTCGAATTCTTGTGCTAGCACACCCACCCAGCTGGCTTTACCAGAGCCAGACCTGCGACCTGAGCAGTTTGTCCTAGGGTCAGATGAAGCCATGGTAGACCACATCAAGGTGACCCGGTCCATCCTGACAGCCTCAGCCAAAGGAAGAAAG CAGGCAAAATCTGACAGAGACATCAGGTATCCAAGTGTGATCAAAATCGGTGACAAAGCTATTGACAATCACAGCATGTTTTCCCAACTAGATGGTGACTCAGGGGAATTGATGAACCGCTTCCGACAGGAAAAACTCAGGGAGTACTATGCAGTTAGGGCCCTTTGTCAAGAGAGAGGGGTAAATCTCACCAAGGAGCTTCTGGATAAAG TACTATTGCATCCCCctgataaaccacacaatgtCATTCTAAGAGAAATAAAAAGGAGACCTTGCCAGAGACTACTTCCATCAACATTTGCAAACCCACCCAAAAATTCAGAAGACCCTCCAGAAGAAAAGatgacaaataaagaaaaaaaagccaaaaaaaccAGAACATCTGATGGGAAGATTGGGCTTCCTAAACAGAAATGGATTGCATCCAGGGGCAAAAGAGTTAACTTGTCAACTGGAAGAGCTTTTATTAGACCAGCAAGCGACACTTGGCTGAGTTTTGAGCAATATGAAGAACTCACAAG gcACCTGTCAGCGAAGTACAAAAGGATCCATGGTCCTGTGAACTATAATGCGTTTTGGCCTGGGTTTCTCTTGGACAGGCTCCACCTATGCATGCCTCCATATGACACCTCCCACCAAGGAAGAATAGGGTCTTCTGTGCTTTTTCAAAATGTCAAGCAGGGACAGAAATCCAACTACGGTTACAACAATGATTTGAATTCTTATCCTCTGGACAGTCAGGGTTGTGTTAAGTATGGAGACATTGACCCATACATCAGAAAACCTCTTGTACTGTAA
- the LOC135469963 gene encoding zinc finger CCHC-type and RNA-binding motif-containing protein 1-like — protein sequence MSGGLAPSKSTIYVSNLPFSLTNNDLHKVFIKYGQVVKVTIVKDKVTRKSKGVAFILFLTRDAAHQSVRALNNTQMFGRTIKCSIAKDNGRASDFIRRKNYPDKSRCYECGEEGHLSYKCPHNLLGDREIPKKKERKRKGKTEEDNSEEEKDSGEEVITESDSLSAAISYQYEKMGQENPAFLAGASLSDFEDPEPKRKKYKKDAYFSDEEELDD from the exons ATGAGTGGTGGTTTGGCCCCGAGTAAAAGCACAATTTACGTGTCAAATTTACCATTTTCTCTAACAAACAACGACCTTCATAAAGTGTTTATCAAGTATGGACAGGTGGTCAA GGTAACCATAGTAAAGGATAAGGTTACAAGAAAGAGCAAAGGTGTAGCATTTATTCTGTTCCTGACACGGGATGCTGCTCATCAGTCTGTCAGAGCTTTGAACAACACCCAG aTGTTTGGACGTACAATAAAATGCAGTATTGCTAAAGACAATGGCAGAGCTTCTGATTTTATCAGGAGAAAAAATTACCCTGACAAGTCCAGATGCTATGAATGTGGA GAAGAGGGCCACTTGAGTTACAAGTGTCCGCATAACTTGTTAGGGGACCGAGAGATTCCCaaaaagaaagagagaaaaagaaaaggaaagacGGA GGAAGATAACagtgaagaagaaaaagacaGTGGCGAGGAAGTTATTACTGAGTCCGATAGCTTATCAGCTGCTATCAGTTACCAG TATGAAAAGATGGGCCAGGAAAACCCCGCATTTTTGGCAGGAGCAAGTTTGTCTGACTTTGAAGACCCAGAACCAAAAAGGAAGAAATATAAGAAGGATGCATATTTCAGTGATGAAGAAGAATTGGATGACTGA